A genomic window from Desulfonatronovibrio magnus includes:
- the gspD gene encoding type II secretion system secretin GspD — MKRIGIFLIFLLCISCAGKTSLPQSVDIPRKEAEMMLDEVQEKETVRERPGVESEARRLNSRLQEIIADSPISVRDQIFTRDETDESPKDLSFSFYDADLVEVVRVFMKLLEQDYIIHPDVSGRVSLFVDDNFNSEQLLDLLSGVLRVNNMAMIRPDNVWEILPQSKVSRHIAHDRIIFPDSEKTPRRGQIIQGFRLNFIAASEMINILTPYLSQNAQVYAHEDKGVLLVSDFPHSLERVSELVNVFDESIFADVYAKVFPLRYISSDDAAEELKGIAETFGLERTHVGARARVSFLPLERMNMVLAVTRSEQVLDFVEAWVDGLDQELPDFLTGRNHENIYVYYVQYGDAEEIVSSLQGVFEDRGDRNDQNGPVRSPDAGEGDERSSAVMGSVSGELSGRVTFTVDSTTNSIITRCNSLDYPKVLSVIEKLDLYPRQVLIEVVIAEVNLTDQSSLGVDWRYLLSFGDGVTGAVSAGSPGQQGSAFPTTGGGVFGIASANRLRAVLQANLSESKMQILSTPTLLASDNKPATINIGDQIPYPTSSRRRVDDSDRSDVVDTTIQYRDTGIILKVTPKINQRGMVRMEISQEVSTFVGNQTIGEVEAPVVNTRHTETTLAVGDQETVVIAGLMEQIRDDGYTGVPFLGRVPGVRNLFGEQRSRTQNKELLVFITPHVIISQDDSRFLTRNFLSKLDDLKENMR; from the coding sequence ATGAAAAGAATCGGCATTTTTTTAATATTTTTATTATGTATATCCTGTGCAGGTAAGACGAGTCTGCCTCAAAGTGTTGATATACCGCGAAAAGAAGCGGAGATGATGCTTGATGAGGTTCAGGAAAAAGAAACAGTCAGAGAGCGTCCAGGGGTTGAAAGTGAAGCCAGAAGGCTTAATTCCAGGCTGCAGGAAATAATTGCAGATTCGCCCATCAGTGTGCGGGATCAGATTTTTACCCGCGATGAAACTGATGAATCTCCCAAAGATCTGTCTTTCAGTTTTTATGATGCTGACCTTGTGGAAGTGGTCAGAGTTTTTATGAAGCTTTTGGAGCAGGACTACATCATTCACCCTGATGTTTCTGGTCGTGTCAGCCTTTTTGTTGACGACAACTTTAACTCTGAGCAGCTTCTTGATTTGTTGTCAGGAGTGCTCAGGGTAAATAATATGGCTATGATAAGACCAGACAATGTCTGGGAAATTCTACCCCAGTCAAAAGTATCCAGACATATTGCTCATGATAGAATAATTTTTCCAGACTCGGAAAAAACGCCGAGAAGGGGCCAGATCATTCAAGGTTTCAGGTTAAATTTTATTGCTGCCTCTGAGATGATTAATATTCTGACACCATATCTTTCTCAAAATGCCCAGGTTTACGCTCATGAGGATAAGGGGGTGCTGCTGGTATCCGACTTTCCACATTCTCTGGAAAGAGTCTCTGAACTGGTCAATGTTTTTGATGAAAGTATTTTTGCTGATGTTTATGCCAAAGTTTTTCCTTTAAGATACATAAGTTCAGATGATGCTGCGGAAGAATTGAAGGGTATTGCTGAAACTTTCGGTCTGGAGAGAACTCATGTGGGAGCCAGAGCCAGGGTTTCTTTTCTGCCCTTAGAAAGGATGAATATGGTACTGGCTGTAACAAGAAGTGAGCAGGTGCTGGATTTTGTTGAAGCCTGGGTAGATGGTCTGGACCAGGAACTTCCGGATTTTCTCACTGGCAGGAACCATGAAAACATATACGTCTATTATGTTCAATACGGTGATGCTGAGGAAATCGTATCCTCTCTGCAGGGAGTGTTTGAGGATAGAGGAGACAGAAATGACCAGAATGGACCTGTCCGATCACCTGATGCGGGTGAAGGGGATGAGCGCTCTTCTGCAGTCATGGGTTCAGTAAGTGGTGAGTTAAGCGGCAGAGTAACTTTTACCGTGGACAGTACGACAAACTCCATTATTACCAGGTGTAATTCACTCGATTATCCCAAAGTCCTGTCCGTGATTGAAAAGCTTGACTTGTATCCAAGGCAGGTATTGATTGAAGTGGTAATAGCCGAAGTCAATCTGACGGATCAATCTTCTCTTGGGGTTGACTGGAGATATCTTTTGAGTTTTGGTGATGGAGTTACTGGAGCTGTAAGTGCAGGAAGTCCAGGGCAGCAGGGATCAGCTTTTCCTACTACGGGGGGAGGTGTATTTGGCATTGCCAGCGCCAATCGACTGAGAGCTGTTTTGCAGGCTAATTTGAGTGAGTCCAAGATGCAGATTTTATCCACTCCTACATTACTGGCTTCTGACAATAAACCTGCTACCATTAACATTGGAGATCAGATTCCTTACCCAACCTCTTCAAGAAGAAGAGTTGATGATTCAGATCGCTCGGACGTGGTGGATACTACTATCCAGTACAGGGATACAGGCATTATTTTAAAGGTTACGCCTAAGATAAACCAGCGTGGCATGGTCCGTATGGAGATATCACAGGAGGTCAGCACTTTTGTGGGCAACCAAACCATCGGAGAGGTTGAGGCCCCTGTGGTCAACACCAGGCACACAGAAACTACGCTTGCTGTAGGCGACCAGGAAACCGTAGTCATTGCCGGACTTATGGAGCAAATTAGAGACGATGGCTATACCGGGGTACCCTTTTTGGGTCGAGTTCCAGGAGTTCGCAATCTTTTTGGGGAGCAAAGGAGCAGGACTCAGAATAAGGAGTTGCTGGTTTTCATCACCCCTCATGTTATTATCAGTCAGGATGACTCAAGATTCCTGACCAGGAATTTTCTATCCAAGCTTGATGATCTGAAGGAAAATATGAGGTGA
- the gspM gene encoding type II secretion system protein GspM, which translates to MMDKMKDILQFNTDSAGNSSNRIRILLIGVMAVLVLLVLARFLTGVYNSYAMNIQNDIDMKMTHYNSLIRVMANSERFQHEHNVLNSFRGDFLDAGLIRASTPALAEAQLQNLVNAIADEANINVLSMRMLPRTSQGDITNLKIGINTRGEIGAIRDFLRMAQENDKFLFVDQIQIQVMNQRERRYYNFNAEIVAWTMS; encoded by the coding sequence ATGATGGATAAGATGAAGGACATTCTGCAGTTTAATACTGACAGCGCAGGTAACAGCAGTAACAGGATTAGAATCCTTCTGATCGGAGTCATGGCTGTTCTGGTTCTTCTGGTACTGGCCAGGTTTTTGACAGGCGTTTATAACAGCTATGCCATGAATATCCAGAATGATATTGATATGAAGATGACTCATTACAACAGCCTGATCAGGGTGATGGCCAATTCTGAAAGATTTCAGCATGAGCACAATGTGCTTAACAGCTTCAGGGGAGATTTTCTTGATGCAGGGTTGATCAGAGCTTCTACACCGGCCCTTGCTGAGGCGCAATTGCAGAACCTGGTCAATGCCATTGCAGATGAGGCCAATATCAATGTGTTGAGTATGAGAATGCTGCCCAGGACCAGTCAGGGAGATATAACCAATCTTAAAATTGGAATAAACACCAGGGGTGAAATTGGAGCCATCAGAGACTTTTTGCGAATGGCTCAGGAAAATGATAAATTTCTCTTTGTGGATCAGATTCAGATTCAAGTCATGAACCAGAGAGAGAGAAGATACTACAACTTTAACGCTGAAATAGTTGCCTGGACAATGTCATGA
- a CDS encoding PilN domain-containing protein, translated as MTDKLINIFFTSDFHVFVLTDKVVVKKGMSGIGAHLAQDVVREYRYNSVDDLAGILAQVRRDFNPQPTDRWFLGLPLRYFTLINFSLPAVARENLDQAVRYALIRHIPYDLDQAQVSYQVVESQGTLEISAVIIGKDTLRPFIESASNNDLTLYSVFPSVLYWTSIYGDGTYVSQAHGYGECLVYQNGRIVMQTWAASIEDDSYFPEETSRLLANISELPDKLLLWEHVMSPDDLAERLGVGDADTDTTVLSLDQPHGSKSGSKSMTGYEISLLPDYLRRRKALNTYMVYGSILFFIVTLFVMPVSKLAGQKRHLTKIENRIERISDSAEEINRLRHESSAIMDSIEAMAEMKRGYPSVISILSELTEAVPESAWLYRLDYSNKSVTIQGEADSATAVIEAIENSPGFKEVRFSSPVTKSGARDRFTVVAEVVI; from the coding sequence TTGACTGACAAATTGATAAATATTTTTTTTACATCTGATTTTCATGTTTTTGTATTAACAGATAAGGTCGTTGTTAAGAAAGGCATGTCAGGTATAGGTGCTCACCTTGCCCAGGATGTAGTTCGAGAATACCGTTATAACAGTGTGGATGATCTTGCCGGTATCCTGGCTCAGGTCAGAAGGGACTTTAATCCTCAACCGACAGACCGCTGGTTTCTTGGGCTGCCCTTGAGATATTTTACTTTAATTAATTTCAGTTTGCCTGCTGTGGCCAGGGAAAATCTGGATCAGGCTGTGCGCTACGCCCTGATTAGACATATTCCTTATGATCTGGATCAGGCTCAAGTAAGCTATCAGGTGGTTGAGTCTCAGGGAACCCTGGAAATTTCCGCAGTTATTATTGGCAAAGATACTTTGAGGCCATTTATTGAGTCAGCTTCTAATAACGACTTGACTCTTTACAGTGTTTTTCCGTCAGTTTTATACTGGACCAGCATCTATGGTGATGGAACATATGTTTCTCAGGCTCACGGATATGGGGAGTGCCTGGTTTATCAAAATGGCAGAATAGTCATGCAGACCTGGGCAGCCAGCATAGAAGACGATTCATACTTTCCCGAAGAGACCAGCAGGCTTCTGGCCAACATTTCAGAGCTTCCGGATAAGTTATTGCTCTGGGAGCATGTCATGTCACCGGATGATCTTGCTGAAAGACTGGGTGTGGGTGATGCTGATACTGATACGACTGTGCTCAGCCTTGATCAGCCCCATGGCAGTAAATCCGGCTCCAAGTCAATGACAGGATATGAAATCAGCCTGCTGCCGGACTATCTTCGCAGAAGAAAGGCCTTAAATACCTACATGGTTTACGGCAGCATACTGTTTTTTATCGTCACATTGTTTGTCATGCCTGTCTCAAAGCTGGCTGGACAGAAAAGGCATTTAACCAAAATTGAAAATCGCATTGAAAGAATCAGTGACAGCGCCGAGGAAATTAATCGTTTGAGGCATGAAAGCAGTGCTATTATGGACAGCATAGAAGCCATGGCTGAAATGAAAAGGGGGTACCCTTCGGTTATCAGTATATTAAGTGAATTGACCGAGGCGGTGCCTGAAAGCGCCTGGCTATACAGGCTGGATTATTCCAACAAAAGTGTCACAATCCAGGGAGAGGCTGATTCAGCAACAGCGGTAATTGAAGCTATAGAAAATTCCCCAGGTTTCAAAGAAGTAAGGTTCAGCTCTCCGGTTACCAAGTCAGGTGCCAGAGACAGGTTTACTGTAGTGGCGGAGGTGGTGATATGA
- a CDS encoding general secretion pathway protein GspK, protein MKSYSGHKGFILIAVLWISLLLSIFALNMSTKSRLMGVQALNIENTTLHYQALYSGLARGYHEYRKYRNNLGVFESKDEWESFSGQELDLWFPRYEPYIIEMGDVEIGIRILNAHGKIDINQVGLSRLMEIAELCGAQYGVETTSVANSILDWIDEDDLTRAEGAEKDYYLGLADPYLPKNNTIQDIRELLMVRGITRERFYGTDDHPGLSDFFSTRGDDEMLDINSAPPETFAVLGNISDSVVDDIIHKRSSNPISNMADLAEIVPFEYFDLLQQYFRVAEVRNVEIQAFIVLDDGSQGRTVSRIFSTGG, encoded by the coding sequence ATGAAATCTTATTCCGGTCATAAGGGTTTTATCCTCATAGCAGTTTTATGGATCTCACTTCTTCTTTCAATTTTTGCCCTGAACATGTCCACCAAATCAAGGCTTATGGGGGTACAGGCCCTGAATATTGAAAATACCACCCTGCATTACCAGGCTTTGTATTCAGGTCTGGCAAGAGGATATCATGAATACCGCAAATATCGCAATAATCTTGGAGTTTTTGAAAGCAAGGATGAGTGGGAGTCATTCAGCGGTCAGGAACTGGATTTGTGGTTTCCGAGATATGAGCCATACATAATTGAAATGGGTGACGTTGAGATTGGGATACGAATACTTAACGCCCATGGCAAAATTGATATTAATCAGGTCGGTTTAAGCCGGCTTATGGAAATAGCAGAGCTTTGCGGTGCCCAGTACGGAGTTGAAACCACCTCAGTAGCAAATTCCATCCTGGACTGGATTGACGAAGATGATTTGACAAGAGCTGAGGGAGCAGAAAAAGACTATTATCTTGGGCTTGCTGATCCCTATCTTCCCAAGAATAATACTATCCAGGATATTCGTGAACTGCTGATGGTGCGGGGCATAACCCGTGAAAGGTTTTACGGAACAGATGATCATCCGGGGCTAAGTGATTTTTTTTCTACCCGCGGTGATGATGAGATGCTGGACATTAACAGCGCACCGCCGGAAACCTTTGCGGTGCTGGGTAATATTTCTGACAGTGTAGTGGATGACATTATCCACAAAAGAAGCTCAAATCCCATATCTAATATGGCTGATCTTGCCGAGATTGTACCTTTTGAGTATTTTGATCTGCTGCAGCAATACTTTAGAGTGGCTGAAGTCAGGAACGTGGAGATCCAGGCCTTTATTGTTCTGGATGATGGTTCTCAGGGAAGAACTGTCTCCCGGATTTTTTCCACAGGAGGTTGA